In Bacillus weihaiensis, the genomic stretch TGGGTCAATTACAAGAGCGTATCACGTCTACTAACGTTGGATCTGTTACATCTATCCAAGCAATTTACGTTCCTGCCGATGACTATACGGATCCGGCTCCAGCAACGACATTTGCTCACTTAGATGCAACAACAAACTTAGAGCGTAAATTATCTGAAATGGGTATTTACCCTGCGGTAGATCCTCTTGCATCAACTTCACGTGCCTTATCACCTGAAGTTGTTGGAGAAGAACACTACAATGTTGCACGTCAAGTACAACAAACTTTACAGCGTTATAAAGAGCTTCAAGATATTATTGCTATCCTAGGTATGGATGAATTATCTGAAGAAGATAAGCAAACTGTTGCACGTGCTCGTCGCGTTCAGTTCTTCTTATCTCAAAACTTCCACGTTGCAGAGCAGTTTACTGGTCAAAAAGGTTCTTATGTTCCTGTTAAAGAAACTGTTCGTGGATTTAAAGAGATTCTTGAAGGTAAGTACGATCACCTTCCAGAGGATGCGTTCCGTCTAGTTGGACGTATTGAAGAAGTAATTGAAAGTGCAAAACAAATGGGTGTAGAAGCCTAATTAAGGGACCTAGGAGGGTATGAGTATGAAGACAGTATTAGTTAATGTCGTTACTCCCGATGGCCCAGTTTACGATGCAGACGTAGAAATGGTGAGTGTTAAAGCTCAAAGTGGTGAGCTTGGTATTTTACCAGGTCATATTCCTATGGTTGCCCCATTGCGAATTGGAGCAGTTCGCCTAAAGCAAGGGAGCAGCACTGAATTCGTTGCTGTTACTGGCGGCTTTATCGAAGTACGACCTGACAAGATTACGATCTTAGCACAGGCAGCTGAACGTGCAGAGTCAATCGATGTGGCTCGTGCAAAAGAAGCAAAAAAACGTGCAGAAGAGCGTCTGAATCATAAAACAGATGATATCGACTTTAAACGTGCAGAACTAGCACTTCAACGTGCCATCAACCGTTTAAACGTAACGAAATAATGGAAAAAAGATGGTGCAACTATGTGCCATCTTTTTTTGTTGATAAGAAATTTCCTGGTAAATAAGTACATAAAAAGGTTAGTGTAAAATAGAAAATAGGATGAAATAAATACAGGAATTGGAATTTTTAATAGGGAAGGTTTAATCAATCCCAGCTAGATCGATATAATATTCGCTTTCTAGCACCACTGTTATTCTACTATTGAAAACCCCTTTATTAATTGTTGGCTGTGTTCATGTTTTACATGTTTTATGTTGACTTTACTCTGTATTAAGTGGAGTCTCCAGGGAAAGCGAATACCTGTAACAGAAAGCAACCACTGAGTTTCTCAGAGCTAATATTTCAAGGATAGATGTAACCGCTTGTATTTCAATTACATTAGTCTGATAAGGTAACACCAAGGTTGAGCGAGTAACGAGTATAAGGGAGGGGGAATTGGGGCTTAAATGAATAGTTTAAAGAGAGTGACGTACAATATGAAAGGATTAGTAGATCATGTTATACACTTCA encodes the following:
- a CDS encoding F0F1 ATP synthase subunit epsilon produces the protein MKTVLVNVVTPDGPVYDADVEMVSVKAQSGELGILPGHIPMVAPLRIGAVRLKQGSSTEFVAVTGGFIEVRPDKITILAQAAERAESIDVARAKEAKKRAEERLNHKTDDIDFKRAELALQRAINRLNVTK